A stretch of the Bacillus sp. B-jedd genome encodes the following:
- the mce gene encoding methylmalonyl-CoA epimerase: protein MMKRVDHIGIAVRSLEKALPFYTDILKLPLLGIEKVDSEKVIVAFLDAGGTKLELLEPTSSESAISKFIEKRGEGIHHVAFGVNSIQERINEMKESGIIMLQDKPKPGAGGAQVAFMHPKSTGGVLFELCEKKGMDE from the coding sequence ATGATGAAACGTGTGGACCATATCGGGATTGCTGTGCGATCCCTCGAGAAAGCGCTTCCCTTTTATACAGACATTCTTAAACTACCGCTTCTCGGCATAGAAAAAGTCGACAGCGAGAAAGTGATCGTTGCTTTCCTCGATGCCGGTGGGACAAAGCTGGAATTGCTAGAACCGACATCATCTGAAAGCGCAATCTCGAAATTCATTGAAAAGCGCGGGGAAGGGATCCACCATGTCGCCTTCGGGGTGAACTCCATTCAGGAGCGGATCAACGAAATGAAAGAGAGCGGCATCATAATGCTTCAGGATAAACCGAAACCGGGAGCGGGCGGCGCCCAGGTGGCTTTCATGCACCCTAAATCAACTGGTGGTGTATTATTCGAGCTTTGTGAGAAGAAGGG
- the prli42 gene encoding stressosome-associated protein Prli42 translates to MNNRKSRKIIVYLMLFAMLASTLLLGLSSFL, encoded by the coding sequence ATGAATAATCGCAAGTCCAGAAAAATCATTGTTTACCTCATGCTTTTTGCCATGCTCGCCTCGACTTTATTATTGGGACTATCATCGTTTCTATAA
- a CDS encoding L,D-transpeptidase, protein MTSVLNVLLALLFASPIWPLGPNPLPGDTFLIVNKKTNEMAFIDDNRVQTVLSVGTGKSNDLTPEGLFTVTVKAEHPFYRKGNIPGSHPDNPLGTRWIGFDALDTDGRMYGLHGTNDPSSIGKYVSNGCIRLQNEGIESLFPFIPIGTKVLITSTNRPFSELGIEYGAIQ, encoded by the coding sequence ATGACATCTGTACTCAATGTGCTGCTGGCATTGCTGTTTGCCTCGCCAATCTGGCCGCTTGGCCCAAATCCCCTTCCCGGGGACACCTTTCTGATTGTCAATAAGAAGACGAATGAGATGGCTTTTATTGATGATAATCGGGTCCAGACAGTCCTTTCGGTGGGAACTGGAAAAAGTAATGACCTGACTCCTGAAGGGCTGTTTACCGTAACCGTTAAGGCGGAACATCCATTTTACCGCAAGGGTAATATTCCAGGCTCCCATCCGGACAATCCTTTGGGCACGAGATGGATCGGCTTTGACGCGCTTGATACGGACGGCAGGATGTACGGCCTGCATGGAACCAATGACCCTTCCTCAATTGGCAAATATGTCTCCAATGGCTGTATCAGGCTTCAAAATGAAGGGATTGAATCATTGTTTCCATTCATACCGATTGGAACAAAGGTGTTAATTACTTCAACAAACAGGCCGTTTTCCGAATTGGGGATTGAATACGGGGCCATACAATAA
- a CDS encoding aromatic acid exporter family protein — MKYRIGYRTIKTAVGTAASIILAQQLGVHNFASAGILTILCIKPTQRKSLRAAWDRFLACLLAMPFSALFFELLGYHPVIIGVMLFFFIPTIVMLKAKDGVVTSSVIILHIYSAGQISKAIFMNELVVIVVGIGVALLMNLYMPSLENKLFEYSTRIEDNFRKVFMEIVKYLRTNESDWDGKEITETAKLLNEAKSLAFRDVENHLVREENLYYHYFTMREKQFEIIERLLPISASLTHSFEQGKMMADFIEDLCGNIHPGNTAFIYLHKLRLLKKEFEEMALPKTREEFEARAALVQMVNELEQYLIIKSSFRGLKKPAGRNQREEIGAS, encoded by the coding sequence ATGAAATACAGGATAGGATACAGGACCATAAAGACAGCTGTCGGAACAGCGGCCTCGATTATTCTTGCACAGCAGCTTGGCGTCCATAATTTCGCTTCGGCAGGCATCCTGACCATTCTCTGTATCAAGCCTACACAAAGAAAATCACTCAGGGCCGCCTGGGACCGGTTCCTCGCATGCCTGCTGGCGATGCCGTTTTCCGCCCTCTTCTTTGAGTTATTAGGCTACCATCCGGTCATTATTGGCGTAATGCTATTTTTCTTTATTCCCACTATTGTCATGTTGAAGGCGAAGGATGGTGTAGTGACAAGTTCAGTCATTATTCTGCATATCTATTCAGCCGGGCAAATTTCGAAAGCGATTTTCATGAATGAGCTGGTTGTCATTGTCGTCGGTATCGGCGTCGCCCTGTTAATGAATCTCTATATGCCCAGCCTGGAAAACAAGCTTTTTGAGTACAGTACCAGGATTGAAGATAATTTCCGAAAAGTTTTTATGGAAATAGTGAAGTATTTACGGACAAATGAGAGTGATTGGGACGGCAAGGAGATAACCGAAACTGCCAAGCTGCTGAATGAAGCTAAATCATTAGCCTTTCGCGATGTAGAAAACCATTTGGTACGGGAAGAAAACTTGTATTATCATTATTTCACAATGAGGGAAAAGCAATTTGAAATCATTGAAAGGCTTTTGCCTATTTCCGCCTCGCTGACGCACTCTTTCGAACAAGGGAAAATGATGGCTGATTTTATTGAGGATTTATGCGGTAATATTCATCCAGGAAACACGGCTTTCATCTATCTGCATAAATTAAGGCTTTTGAAAAAGGAATTTGAAGAGATGGCGCTGCCGAAAACGAGGGAGGAGTTCGAAGCCAGGGCAGCGCTTGTCCAAATGGTAAACGAACTTGAGCAATATCTTATCATTAAGAGCTCGTTCAGGGGATTAAAGAAGCCAGCCGGAAGGAATCAGCGGGAGGAAATTGGCGCAAGCTAA
- a CDS encoding amino acid ABC transporter ATP-binding protein, with product MIKVEELRKNFGKLEVLKGITTTIKEGEVVAIIGPSGSGKSTFLRCLNLLEVPTSGRIWIGSSEVTDKKTNIMKVRENVGMVFQHFHLFPHKTVLQNLTYAPMKVKGLSKAEAEKVGHELLNRVGLSDKASEYPGRLSGGQKQRVAIARALAMKPDVMLFDEPTSALDPEMVKEVLDVMKSLAHTGMTMAIVTHEMGFAKEVADRVLFLDGGVLVEDASPEQFFTKPKSARAQEFLQKML from the coding sequence GTGATTAAGGTTGAAGAACTGCGGAAGAATTTTGGCAAGCTTGAGGTCCTGAAAGGCATTACAACCACGATTAAAGAAGGCGAGGTTGTTGCCATTATCGGTCCTTCAGGTTCTGGAAAGTCCACGTTCCTCCGCTGTCTGAATTTACTTGAAGTACCAACAAGCGGCCGAATCTGGATAGGTTCGAGTGAAGTGACGGATAAGAAAACAAATATAATGAAGGTCCGTGAAAATGTCGGTATGGTATTCCAGCATTTTCACCTATTTCCCCATAAAACGGTCCTACAGAACCTCACATATGCACCGATGAAAGTAAAAGGCCTTTCAAAGGCGGAAGCAGAAAAAGTCGGTCATGAACTGTTGAACAGGGTCGGGTTGTCGGATAAGGCATCCGAGTATCCAGGAAGGTTGTCAGGTGGGCAAAAGCAGCGCGTGGCTATCGCCAGGGCACTTGCAATGAAGCCGGACGTCATGCTGTTTGACGAACCGACTTCGGCACTTGATCCGGAAATGGTCAAAGAAGTGCTTGATGTCATGAAATCACTGGCGCATACAGGAATGACCATGGCGATTGTGACCCATGAAATGGGCTTTGCGAAAGAAGTTGCCGACAGGGTCCTGTTTTTGGATGGGGGCGTCCTAGTGGAGGATGCGAGTCCGGAGCAGTTTTTTACAAAACCAAAGAGCGCAAGGGCCCAGGAATTCTTGCAAAAGATGCTCTAA
- a CDS encoding amino acid ABC transporter permease, translating into MGLDFSQIVPSIPYILEGIWVTLRIVFFAGVIGFALGIILSLFKISSIKPLGWLADAYTSVFRGTPLVLQLMIIYFGSPQILGFQIEPYAAAIISFALNSAAYISEIIRAGILAVDKGQTEAAAALGVPYRQMMWDIILPQALKNILPALMNEFITLTKESAIVTTIGVLDIMRRSYQVGAEYYSYFEPLLFAGFIYYMMVITLTLLGKLLERRMRRGD; encoded by the coding sequence ATGGGATTGGATTTTAGTCAAATTGTCCCTTCGATTCCCTATATTTTAGAGGGAATATGGGTGACACTGCGGATTGTGTTTTTTGCCGGTGTCATTGGTTTTGCATTAGGCATCATTCTTTCATTATTCAAGATTAGCTCGATTAAGCCCCTCGGCTGGCTGGCGGACGCCTATACAAGTGTATTCAGGGGTACGCCGCTCGTCCTTCAGCTTATGATCATCTATTTCGGTTCTCCGCAAATTCTTGGATTCCAAATTGAACCGTATGCCGCGGCAATTATTTCATTCGCGCTTAACTCCGCCGCCTATATTTCTGAAATTATTAGGGCCGGGATTCTTGCGGTAGATAAAGGTCAGACGGAAGCTGCAGCGGCGCTGGGCGTTCCGTACAGGCAAATGATGTGGGATATCATCCTGCCGCAGGCACTGAAGAATATTCTGCCGGCGCTTATGAATGAATTCATCACGCTTACAAAAGAATCGGCGATTGTCACGACCATCGGGGTCTTGGATATTATGCGCCGCTCCTACCAGGTTGGCGCGGAGTATTATTCCTATTTTGAACCGCTCCTATTTGCGGGCTTCATCTATTATATGATGGTCATTACATTGACCTTACTTGGCAAGCTTCTCGAAAGGAGGATGAGGCGCGGTGATTAA
- a CDS encoding transporter substrate-binding domain-containing protein — MKKGIILFLTAILLAGILSACGSKDDNAKGGKEGEKKILTMATSADYPPFEYIETEKSNEIIGFDVDLAKALGEKLGYEIKVKDMDFNGLVQALKSGQADLVLAGMSPTEKRKKNVDFTDIYYTASHMIITKKDSGINALEDLEGKTVGVQLGSIQNDKAKEIQKEVKIKIEDRNRVPDLIQELKSGRFDAIIIEDTVAKGFLEKETELGGFAISDDPEEAGSAIAFKKNSELTKKFNEELKKMKENGELEKLVVKWFGGEE, encoded by the coding sequence ATGAAGAAGGGCATTATTTTATTTTTAACAGCGATTTTATTGGCGGGCATCCTTTCTGCCTGTGGCTCGAAGGACGACAACGCCAAGGGTGGCAAGGAAGGGGAAAAGAAAATCCTGACAATGGCTACATCTGCCGACTATCCGCCTTTTGAGTATATCGAGACTGAAAAAAGCAATGAAATCATTGGCTTTGATGTTGATTTAGCTAAAGCGCTTGGCGAAAAACTTGGTTATGAAATCAAAGTGAAAGATATGGATTTCAACGGTCTTGTCCAAGCTTTAAAATCGGGCCAGGCTGATCTCGTGCTTGCGGGAATGTCGCCAACTGAAAAGCGTAAAAAGAACGTGGATTTTACTGATATCTATTATACTGCTTCCCATATGATTATTACAAAAAAGGACAGTGGCATCAATGCGCTTGAAGATTTGGAAGGCAAAACGGTTGGAGTACAGCTTGGATCGATTCAGAATGATAAAGCTAAAGAAATCCAGAAAGAAGTAAAAATCAAAATTGAAGACCGGAACAGGGTGCCTGATTTAATCCAGGAACTTAAATCTGGAAGGTTCGATGCAATCATTATTGAAGATACCGTTGCAAAAGGTTTCCTTGAAAAGGAAACAGAACTTGGAGGATTCGCAATCTCCGATGACCCGGAAGAAGCAGGATCGGCTATTGCGTTTAAAAAGAACAGTGAACTGACCAAAAAGTTCAACGAAGAGTTGAAGAAAATGAAGGAAAATGGCGAACTTGAAAAACTGGTAGTAAAATGGTTTGGCGGGGAAGAGTAA
- a CDS encoding BrxA/BrxB family bacilliredoxin, producing MNMDFNLFMNDVVRQARQEIASAGYTELKTPEEVDGALKREGTTLVMINSVCGCAGGVARPAAAHAIHYDKRPDNLVTVFAGQDKEATERARGYFTGYPPSSPSFALLKDGEICAMIERHDIEGFDPMSVVQKLQQTFDKYCEEF from the coding sequence TTGAATATGGATTTTAATTTATTTATGAATGATGTTGTCCGCCAGGCTCGGCAGGAAATTGCTTCAGCGGGGTATACTGAATTGAAAACTCCGGAAGAAGTTGATGGCGCGCTTAAGAGGGAAGGAACAACCCTTGTCATGATCAATTCTGTGTGCGGCTGTGCCGGCGGAGTTGCGAGGCCTGCCGCAGCGCACGCCATTCATTATGATAAGCGGCCGGATAACTTGGTCACGGTTTTTGCTGGCCAAGATAAGGAAGCAACCGAAAGAGCGAGAGGCTATTTTACGGGATATCCGCCATCTTCCCCTTCGTTCGCATTACTGAAAGACGGCGAAATCTGCGCGATGATTGAGCGCCATGACATCGAAGGCTTCGACCCGATGTCCGTTGTACAGAAGCTCCAGCAGACATTTGATAAGTATTGTGAAGAATTCTAA
- the meaB gene encoding methylmalonyl Co-A mutase-associated GTPase MeaB → MGFDGRMGQKKQFRKKSNAGLRIDELAEGILKGDRSALARGITLVESNAAHHFREAQALLQKLLPYNGKSIRIGITGVPGAGKSTFIEAFGSYLCDIGHKVAVLAVDPSSTVSGGSILGDKTRMESLSRRPAAFIRPSPSGGKLGGVHRKTRESLLLCEVAGFDIILIETVGVGQSEVAVREMVDFFMLLVLTGAGDELQGMKKGIMELADAIIVNKADGANEPLADKTCLEYRRILHFLQRATPGWETKAMACSAITGKSIRDVWRVVEDFRRTVEASGVFGERRNGQLRNWLHSVISDHLHYSFYQNEGVKKLLPQIENDVLNGAKTAAGAADELFEAFYKQ, encoded by the coding sequence ATGGGATTCGATGGAAGAATGGGCCAGAAAAAGCAGTTCAGGAAAAAAAGTAATGCCGGTTTGCGGATTGATGAGCTGGCCGAGGGTATTTTAAAGGGAGACAGAAGTGCGCTAGCCCGGGGAATCACTCTAGTGGAAAGCAATGCAGCACACCACTTCAGGGAGGCGCAGGCTCTTTTACAAAAATTGCTTCCATACAACGGCAAATCGATCCGCATTGGAATAACAGGCGTTCCTGGCGCAGGAAAGAGTACGTTCATTGAAGCGTTTGGCTCCTACCTATGTGATATAGGCCATAAGGTTGCTGTCCTTGCGGTCGATCCGAGTTCTACTGTCAGCGGCGGCAGCATACTCGGTGATAAAACGAGGATGGAAAGCCTGTCCCGAAGGCCGGCTGCATTCATTAGGCCCTCTCCCTCCGGGGGAAAACTTGGCGGAGTGCACAGGAAGACAAGGGAATCATTGCTTTTGTGCGAAGTAGCTGGATTTGACATCATTCTCATCGAGACGGTCGGAGTGGGCCAAAGTGAAGTGGCTGTAAGGGAAATGGTTGATTTCTTTATGCTGCTCGTACTTACAGGGGCCGGGGATGAACTACAGGGGATGAAAAAGGGAATCATGGAGCTCGCTGACGCGATTATCGTGAATAAAGCAGACGGCGCAAACGAGCCGCTGGCTGATAAAACTTGTCTTGAATACAGACGAATCCTCCATTTTTTGCAGCGAGCGACACCGGGCTGGGAAACGAAGGCGATGGCTTGTTCAGCCATCACTGGTAAAAGCATTCGGGATGTTTGGCGCGTTGTGGAGGATTTCAGGAGGACAGTGGAAGCCTCGGGGGTGTTTGGCGAACGGCGCAACGGCCAGCTGCGGAATTGGCTGCATTCGGTCATATCCGATCACCTTCATTATAGTTTTTATCAGAATGAAGGCGTAAAGAAGCTGCTGCCCCAAATCGAAAATGACGTCTTAAATGGCGCGAAGACGGCGGCTGGCGCGGCGGATGAGTTATTTGAGGCTTTTTATAAGCAATAA
- the scpA gene encoding methylmalonyl-CoA mutase: MKKPDFQNASLFGSASHDGADKLKCRIEELTGKKIDDLLYETNEGIMLKPVYGEMDTEGLEHLDDKPGLPPFTRGPYPTMYVNRPWTVRQYAGFSTAEESNAFYRRNLAMGQKGLSVAFDLATHRGYDSDHPRVIGDVGKAGVAIDSIVDMKILFDGIPLDQMSVSMTMNGAVLPILAFFIVTAEEQGVSRKQLSGTIQNDILKEYMVRNTYIYPPEMSMKIIADIFSYTSKYMPKFNSISISGYHMQEAGAPADIELAYTLADGFEYVRTGLKAGIDIDSFAPRLSFFWGIGMNYFMEVAKMRAARFLWAKMMKSFNPKNEKSLALRTHSQTSGWSLTEQDPFNNVMRTLVEAHAAVMGHTQSLHTNALDEAIALPTDFSARIARNTQLYLQEETGITKTIDPWAGSYYVEALTGELIKRASEHIKEIEELGGMAKAIETGLPKMKIEEAAARRQARIDSGKEVIVGVNKYKTESEEPLEILDIDNTAVRNKQIARLEELKAGRDAEAVEKTLAHLEEAARSGEGNLLEFAVEAARARATLGEISSAVEKAAGRHRAAIRSVSGVYSSSFSNEEEIANVKEMTDGFLENEGRRPRILIAKMGQDGHDRGAKVISTAFADLGFDVDIGPLFQTPAETAMQAVENDVHAVGFSSLAAGHKTLLPELAAELKKLGRPDILIIVGGVIPAQDYQYLYDHGAAAIFGPGTVIPVAAQKVIKAIYEALGYEEVEL, from the coding sequence ATGAAAAAGCCTGACTTTCAAAATGCTTCTCTTTTTGGCTCCGCCAGTCATGACGGCGCAGATAAGCTGAAATGCCGGATTGAAGAGCTCACCGGCAAAAAAATTGATGATCTTCTTTATGAGACAAATGAAGGGATTATGCTCAAACCTGTATATGGGGAAATGGACACAGAAGGACTAGAGCATCTCGATGACAAACCAGGCCTTCCTCCATTTACACGCGGACCTTATCCGACGATGTATGTGAACAGGCCCTGGACTGTGCGCCAATATGCGGGTTTTTCAACCGCTGAGGAAAGCAACGCATTTTATCGTAGGAATTTGGCGATGGGACAGAAAGGATTGTCTGTTGCTTTTGACCTGGCAACCCACCGTGGGTATGATTCCGACCATCCGCGTGTCATTGGGGACGTTGGCAAAGCGGGGGTCGCCATTGATTCAATCGTTGATATGAAAATCCTCTTTGATGGGATTCCGCTCGATCAGATGTCCGTATCAATGACAATGAACGGAGCGGTCCTTCCGATTCTCGCTTTTTTTATTGTCACTGCGGAGGAACAGGGCGTCAGCAGGAAACAGCTGTCGGGAACGATCCAAAATGATATTTTGAAAGAATATATGGTCCGCAATACGTATATTTATCCTCCGGAGATGTCGATGAAAATCATCGCTGATATTTTCAGCTATACATCAAAGTATATGCCGAAATTCAATTCCATCTCCATTTCCGGCTATCATATGCAGGAAGCCGGCGCACCTGCTGATATTGAGCTTGCCTATACACTAGCGGATGGCTTTGAATATGTCAGGACAGGATTGAAGGCGGGCATTGATATTGATTCATTCGCGCCAAGGCTGAGTTTTTTCTGGGGCATAGGGATGAATTATTTTATGGAAGTGGCGAAAATGCGGGCTGCCAGATTCCTTTGGGCAAAAATGATGAAAAGCTTCAATCCGAAAAATGAAAAATCTCTTGCACTAAGAACACACTCACAGACATCCGGATGGAGCCTCACAGAGCAGGACCCTTTCAACAATGTCATGCGCACGCTAGTTGAAGCCCATGCGGCTGTGATGGGGCATACCCAATCACTCCATACGAACGCTCTCGATGAAGCCATCGCGCTTCCAACCGATTTTTCGGCGCGGATCGCCCGGAACACCCAGCTTTACCTTCAAGAGGAAACGGGGATTACGAAAACGATTGATCCGTGGGCGGGCTCCTATTATGTAGAAGCCCTAACCGGCGAACTCATTAAACGGGCTAGTGAACATATTAAAGAAATCGAAGAACTTGGCGGGATGGCCAAAGCAATAGAAACGGGGCTGCCAAAGATGAAAATTGAAGAAGCGGCCGCCCGCAGACAGGCGCGAATTGATTCGGGCAAGGAAGTCATTGTTGGAGTAAATAAATATAAAACTGAATCCGAAGAGCCATTGGAAATATTGGATATAGACAACACTGCGGTCAGGAATAAACAGATTGCAAGGTTGGAAGAATTAAAGGCTGGCCGGGACGCTGAGGCTGTGGAAAAAACGCTTGCCCATCTTGAGGAAGCTGCCCGAAGCGGGGAAGGAAACCTTCTCGAATTTGCCGTTGAAGCGGCGCGGGCGCGCGCCACACTCGGAGAAATATCAAGTGCGGTTGAAAAGGCGGCAGGCCGCCATCGCGCGGCCATCCGCTCAGTTAGCGGAGTATATAGCTCTTCTTTCTCGAATGAAGAGGAAATCGCAAACGTGAAGGAAATGACCGATGGATTCCTTGAAAATGAAGGAAGAAGGCCAAGGATCTTGATAGCGAAAATGGGGCAGGACGGACATGACCGCGGGGCAAAAGTCATCTCGACCGCTTTCGCTGATTTAGGCTTTGATGTCGATATTGGACCGCTGTTCCAGACCCCGGCCGAGACGGCGATGCAGGCTGTCGAAAATGATGTACATGCTGTTGGATTCAGTTCGCTTGCGGCCGGACATAAAACCCTTCTTCCAGAGCTGGCAGCGGAATTGAAAAAGCTTGGGCGGCCCGATATTTTAATTATTGTTGGCGGAGTCATTCCTGCCCAGGATTATCAATATTTATACGATCATGGAGCCGCCGCTATTTTTGGGCCTGGCACTGTCATACCTGTCGCCGCACAAAAAGTCATCAAGGCTATTTATGAAGCTCTTGGCTATGAGGAAGTTGAGCTTTGA